From a region of the Azospirillum formosense genome:
- a CDS encoding cupin domain-containing protein, with amino-acid sequence MQITRVGTQPSVTGPADWFTGTVRIDPIVQTDAPARTAAASVTFEPGARTAWHTHPLGQTLIVTAGVGRVQREGGPIEEIRPGDVVWFPPGEKHWHGASPTIFMTHIAIQEQLDGKAVDWMEKVTDEQYGG; translated from the coding sequence ATGCAGATCACCCGGGTTGGCACCCAGCCATCCGTCACCGGGCCGGCCGACTGGTTCACCGGCACCGTCCGCATCGACCCCATCGTCCAGACCGACGCCCCGGCCCGCACCGCGGCAGCCAGCGTCACCTTCGAACCCGGCGCCCGCACGGCGTGGCACACCCATCCCCTGGGGCAGACCCTGATCGTCACCGCCGGCGTCGGCCGGGTCCAGCGCGAAGGCGGCCCCATCGAGGAAATCCGGCCCGGCGACGTCGTCTGGTTTCCCCCCGGCGAGAAGCACTGGCACGGCGCGTCGCCGACCATATTCATGACCCACATCGCCATCCAGGAGCAGCTGGACGGCAAGGCCGTCGACTGGATGGAGAAGGTCACCGACGAGCAGTACGGGGGGTGA
- a CDS encoding c-type cytochrome, which produces MTVSRFVIAAALLLAAGTANAESGPQPKTAEEAAGKQIFHQCAACHSLDSSKNAFGPSLYNVVGRKAGSIPRFDYSNALKTSNITWTEDNLRHWIAGNDNFVPGTRMRHVAITDPAEQDYLIAFLKSLKQ; this is translated from the coding sequence ATGACCGTTTCCAGATTCGTCATCGCCGCCGCCCTTCTGCTTGCCGCCGGCACCGCCAACGCCGAAAGCGGGCCGCAGCCCAAGACGGCCGAGGAGGCCGCCGGCAAGCAGATCTTCCATCAGTGCGCGGCCTGCCATTCGCTGGACTCCAGCAAGAACGCCTTCGGCCCGAGCCTGTACAACGTCGTCGGGCGCAAGGCGGGCTCGATCCCGCGCTTCGACTATTCCAACGCGCTGAAGACGTCCAACATCACCTGGACCGAGGACAACCTGCGCCACTGGATCGCCGGCAACGACAATTTCGTGCCGGGCACTCGCATGCGCCACGTCGCCATCACCGACCCGGCGGAGCAGGACTACCTGATCGCCTTCCTGAAGTCGCTGAAGCAGTAA
- a CDS encoding PQQ-dependent catabolism-associated CXXCW motif protein, with the protein MPQNNGGGNVVRAGWLGAAGLALLLAGPAGGAAADAVPVPDGYRMTEYRSPTPASLPGAETVDTARARALVESGAALPINVMKLDRSTLPGGPWLVPKPFPQIPGSVWLPNVGLGALTPELEGYFRSNLERLTGGDRGRGLLFYCLADCWMSWNAGKRALEMGYRRVLWYRDGADGWAEAGLPTEDGKPVAVAAP; encoded by the coding sequence ATGCCGCAGAACAATGGGGGAGGGAACGTGGTGCGCGCAGGATGGCTGGGCGCCGCCGGGCTGGCGCTCTTGCTGGCCGGGCCGGCGGGAGGCGCCGCGGCGGACGCGGTCCCGGTGCCGGACGGCTACCGGATGACCGAATACCGGTCGCCGACCCCGGCCTCGCTGCCCGGGGCCGAGACGGTGGACACGGCGCGGGCCCGCGCTCTGGTGGAGTCGGGTGCGGCTCTTCCCATCAACGTGATGAAGCTGGACCGCAGCACGCTGCCCGGCGGTCCCTGGCTGGTGCCGAAGCCCTTTCCGCAGATTCCCGGCAGCGTCTGGCTGCCCAACGTCGGGCTTGGGGCGTTGACGCCGGAACTGGAGGGCTATTTCCGGTCCAACCTGGAGCGGCTGACCGGTGGCGACCGCGGGCGCGGCCTGCTGTTCTACTGTCTGGCGGATTGCTGGATGTCGTGGAACGCGGGCAAGCGCGCCCTGGAGATGGGCTACCGCCGGGTCCTGTGGTACCGCGACGGGGCGGACGGCTGGGCCGAGGCGGGACTGCCGACCGAGGACGGGAAGCCGGTTGCGGTCGCCGCACCGTAA
- a CDS encoding ABC transporter substrate-binding protein, with the protein MRLIPFARLLLVLALVCVASVARAAERPTVTIGVLKFGTVSWELDVIRHHRLDEAAGFELKLMELASGQAAQIALQGGAVDMIASDWLWVARQRAAGADLTFIPHSAAVGALMVPAASPIASVADLKGRRIGVAGTPIDKSWLLLKALARDRYALDLDAAATPVFAAPPLLNQKAATGELDAVLNFWPYAARLQAAGMRTVIGVDGMMRDLGLSAQVPAVGFVFHEGWARANPAALDAFVAASRKAKAIMARSDAEWDRLRPLMKAEDEATWAALRDQFRAGIPQRWTEEEREAAARLYGLMAKLGGRELVGTAMALPDGTFWPGVRF; encoded by the coding sequence ATGCGCCTGATCCCCTTCGCCCGCCTGCTGCTTGTGCTGGCGCTGGTCTGCGTCGCCTCCGTGGCGCGTGCGGCGGAGCGCCCGACAGTGACCATCGGGGTGCTGAAATTCGGCACGGTCAGTTGGGAGCTGGATGTCATCCGCCACCACCGGCTGGACGAGGCCGCCGGCTTCGAGCTGAAGCTGATGGAGCTGGCGAGCGGCCAAGCGGCGCAGATCGCCCTGCAGGGCGGCGCGGTCGACATGATCGCCAGCGACTGGCTGTGGGTGGCCCGCCAGCGCGCGGCGGGGGCCGACCTGACCTTCATCCCCCATTCCGCGGCGGTCGGCGCGCTGATGGTGCCGGCGGCCTCCCCCATCGCCTCCGTCGCCGACCTGAAGGGCCGACGCATCGGCGTCGCCGGAACCCCCATCGACAAGAGCTGGCTGCTGCTGAAGGCGCTTGCCCGCGACCGCTACGCGCTCGACCTCGACGCTGCGGCGACACCGGTCTTCGCCGCCCCGCCCCTGCTCAACCAGAAGGCCGCGACGGGGGAGTTGGACGCCGTGCTGAATTTCTGGCCCTACGCCGCCCGCCTCCAGGCGGCGGGGATGCGGACGGTCATCGGGGTGGACGGAATGATGCGGGACCTCGGCCTGTCGGCCCAGGTGCCGGCGGTCGGCTTCGTCTTCCATGAGGGATGGGCCAGGGCCAACCCGGCGGCGCTCGACGCCTTCGTCGCCGCCTCGCGCAAGGCCAAGGCGATCATGGCGCGATCGGACGCGGAGTGGGACCGGCTGCGCCCGCTGATGAAGGCGGAGGACGAGGCGACCTGGGCGGCGCTGCGCGACCAGTTCCGCGCCGGCATCCCGCAGCGCTGGACGGAAGAGGAGCGGGAGGCCGCGGCCAGGCTCTACGGGTTGATGGCCAAGCTCGGCGGGCGGGAACTGGTGGGCACCGCCATGGCCCTGCCGGACGGCACCTTCTGGCCGGGAGTCCGCTTCTGA
- a CDS encoding ABC transporter permease, whose translation MRWRRLAPVLSLALLVGLWAVAAELAASRSLPGPAAVMSVLVREAADGALFHHLGITLARMAAAFVIAMSIGSALGILLGRSATADRLFGLWLTVFLNIPALVVIVLAYVWFGLTEAAAVGAVAVNKIPNVVVVLREGTRAIDEQYVEMARTFRMARSDVLRHVLLPQLTPYFAAAARSGLALIWKIVLVVELLGRSDGVGFQIHLYFQMFDVAGILAYTVAFVAVVQLLELCVLQPVEQRLTRWRPVRAEA comes from the coding sequence ATGCGGTGGCGGCGGCTGGCCCCGGTCCTGTCGCTGGCTCTGCTGGTCGGGCTGTGGGCCGTCGCCGCCGAACTGGCCGCCAGCCGCAGCCTGCCCGGCCCCGCCGCCGTGATGTCCGTCCTGGTCCGCGAGGCGGCGGACGGCGCGCTGTTCCATCACCTGGGGATCACGCTGGCGCGCATGGCCGCGGCCTTCGTCATCGCCATGTCCATCGGGTCGGCGCTGGGCATTCTGCTCGGCCGCTCGGCGACGGCGGACCGGCTGTTCGGGCTGTGGCTGACCGTGTTCCTGAACATCCCGGCGCTGGTCGTGATCGTGCTCGCCTATGTCTGGTTCGGCCTGACCGAGGCGGCGGCGGTCGGCGCGGTCGCCGTCAACAAGATCCCCAACGTCGTGGTCGTCCTGCGCGAAGGGACGCGCGCCATCGACGAGCAGTATGTCGAGATGGCGCGGACCTTCCGCATGGCGCGGTCGGACGTGCTGCGCCATGTGCTGCTGCCCCAGCTCACCCCTTACTTCGCCGCGGCGGCGCGGTCCGGCCTTGCGCTGATCTGGAAGATCGTGCTGGTGGTCGAGCTTCTGGGCCGCAGCGACGGGGTGGGATTCCAGATCCACCTCTACTTCCAGATGTTCGATGTGGCCGGCATTCTTGCGTACACCGTCGCCTTCGTGGCCGTCGTCCAACTTCTCGAGCTGTGCGTCCTGCAACCCGTCGAGCAGCGGCTCACCCGCTGGCGGCCGGTGCGCGCTGAGGCTTGA
- a CDS encoding ABC transporter ATP-binding protein, with amino-acid sequence MRTPSPSWPSSNFSSCASCNPSSSGSPAGGRCALRLEIRSKRFAGREVIRGLSLTAAPGEFLALVGPSGCGKTTALTIAAGLDRDFDGTLDFGGPEPVLGCVFQTPRLLPWRTVRQNVALVLPKARRSDGTAERWLAAMGLEAVADEYPGRLSGGMARRVALARAFAVEPGLLLMDEPFVSLDEPTAQRMRALLATMLERSPATVLFVTHNLREAIQLADRILVMAPGPTRVAAEVPLETPRALRDDALVERVRAELLVRPDPAFRLIA; translated from the coding sequence TTGCGTACACCGTCGCCTTCGTGGCCGTCGTCCAACTTCTCGAGCTGTGCGTCCTGCAACCCGTCGAGCAGCGGCTCACCCGCTGGCGGCCGGTGCGCGCTGAGGCTTGAGATCCGCTCCAAACGCTTCGCCGGGCGGGAGGTCATCCGCGGCCTGTCGCTGACGGCCGCGCCGGGCGAATTCCTGGCGCTGGTCGGCCCGTCCGGCTGCGGCAAAACGACGGCGCTGACCATCGCCGCCGGGCTGGACCGTGATTTCGACGGAACGCTCGACTTCGGCGGGCCGGAGCCGGTGCTCGGCTGCGTGTTCCAGACGCCCCGCCTGCTGCCCTGGCGCACGGTGCGGCAGAACGTGGCGCTGGTGCTGCCCAAGGCGCGGCGGAGCGACGGGACGGCGGAGCGCTGGCTGGCCGCCATGGGGCTGGAGGCGGTGGCCGACGAATATCCGGGCCGCCTGTCCGGCGGCATGGCGCGGCGGGTGGCCCTGGCCCGCGCCTTCGCGGTGGAGCCCGGCCTGCTGCTGATGGACGAGCCCTTCGTCTCGCTGGACGAGCCGACGGCGCAGCGGATGCGCGCCCTCCTCGCCACGATGCTGGAGCGTTCCCCGGCCACCGTGCTGTTCGTCACCCACAATTTGCGCGAGGCGATCCAGCTGGCCGACCGCATCCTGGTGATGGCTCCCGGTCCGACGCGGGTGGCTGCGGAGGTGCCGCTGGAAACGCCGCGCGCCTTGCGCGACGACGCGCTGGTCGAGCGCGTGCGGGCGGAGCTGCTGGTCCGGCCCGATCCGGCCTTCCGGCTGATCGCCTGA
- a CDS encoding response regulator transcription factor has product MSRILIADDHPLVRDALRSAVLYSCQAQEIHEAGCLDETISILDSMHSGKGEPDLVLLDLNMPGMNGLTGLIALRRRFPAIPVAVVSAHEDRKVMLEAVRCGAAGFIPKSTPRDAIAGALRQILAGEVYLPASVEEGAAAEDEETAEIARRLSTLTAQQLRVLEMLGTGKLNKEIAYELSITETTVKAHVSAILQKLKVYSRTQAVVFANRLQLEKARFGI; this is encoded by the coding sequence ATGAGCCGAATTCTGATCGCGGACGATCATCCGCTGGTGCGCGACGCCCTGCGCAGCGCCGTCCTCTATTCCTGCCAGGCGCAGGAGATCCACGAGGCCGGTTGCCTGGACGAAACCATCTCCATCCTCGACTCCATGCACAGCGGCAAGGGGGAGCCGGACCTCGTCCTGCTCGACCTCAACATGCCGGGCATGAACGGGCTGACCGGGCTGATCGCCCTGCGCCGCCGCTTCCCGGCCATCCCCGTCGCCGTGGTCTCGGCGCACGAGGACCGCAAGGTGATGCTGGAGGCGGTGCGCTGCGGCGCCGCCGGCTTCATCCCGAAATCGACGCCGCGGGACGCCATCGCCGGCGCGCTGCGCCAGATCCTGGCCGGGGAGGTCTATCTGCCCGCCTCGGTCGAGGAGGGGGCCGCGGCGGAGGACGAGGAGACGGCGGAGATCGCCCGCCGCCTGTCCACCCTGACGGCGCAGCAGCTCCGCGTGCTGGAGATGCTGGGCACCGGCAAGCTGAACAAGGAAATCGCCTATGAGCTGAGCATCACGGAAACCACCGTGAAGGCCCACGTCTCGGCGATCCTGCAAAAACTGAAGGTCTACAGCCGCACCCAGGCCGTGGTCTTCGCCAACCGCCTGCAACTGGAAAAGGCCCGCTTCGGCATCTGA
- a CDS encoding methanol/ethanol family PQQ-dependent dehydrogenase has protein sequence MKRLFRTCLLASAMAAGLGLSGPALAAAPVAGGPSNDDLLNDAKSTGDVLTYGMGPQAQRFSPLDKLNPDTVKGLVPVWSFSFGGEKQRGQESQPLIHDGTIYVTGSYSRLYAVDVKTGQKKWQYDHRLPEGIMPCCDVVNRGAALYKDKIYFATLDARLVALNKDTGKVVWSKKIEDYKAGYSATAAPLIVDGKVITGNSGGEFGIIGMVEARDAETGELVWQRPTIEGNMGTLNGKESTMTGVMNASWSGDLYKTGGGATWLGGTYDPETKTLFFGTGNPAPWNSHLRPGDNLYTSSTLAIDPANGDIKWHYQTTPHDGWDFDGVNELVSFDLKKDGQTIKAGAKADRNGFFYVLDRTNGKLLSASPFVTKITWAKEIDLKTGRPVYNDDNRPGTPVGAEKGTSVFAAPAFLGAKNWMPMAYSPATELFYVPANEWGMDIWNEPITYKKGAAYLGAGFTIKPLYDDYIGALRAIDPKTGKIVWEYKNPAPLWGGVLTTGGNLVFTGTPEGYLKAFDAKSGKEVWKFNTGSGVVGSPVTWEQDGEQYVAVVSGWGGAVPLWGGDVAKLVKDINQGGSLWVFKLPKA, from the coding sequence ATGAAGCGTCTCTTCCGCACCTGCCTTCTTGCAAGCGCCATGGCCGCCGGCCTTGGCCTGAGCGGCCCCGCGCTGGCCGCCGCGCCGGTCGCTGGCGGGCCGAGCAACGACGACCTGCTGAACGACGCCAAGTCGACGGGCGACGTCCTGACCTACGGCATGGGTCCCCAGGCGCAGCGCTTCAGCCCGCTCGACAAGCTGAACCCGGACACCGTCAAGGGGCTGGTGCCGGTGTGGTCCTTCTCCTTCGGTGGCGAGAAGCAACGCGGGCAGGAGTCGCAGCCGCTCATCCATGACGGCACGATCTACGTCACCGGCTCCTACTCGCGCCTCTACGCCGTGGACGTGAAGACCGGCCAGAAGAAGTGGCAGTACGACCACCGCCTGCCGGAAGGCATCATGCCCTGCTGCGACGTGGTGAACCGCGGCGCCGCGCTCTACAAGGACAAGATCTATTTCGCGACGCTGGACGCCCGTCTGGTCGCGCTGAACAAGGACACCGGCAAGGTCGTCTGGTCCAAGAAGATCGAGGACTACAAGGCCGGCTATTCGGCGACCGCCGCCCCGCTGATCGTCGACGGCAAGGTCATCACCGGCAATTCCGGCGGCGAGTTCGGCATCATCGGCATGGTCGAGGCCCGCGACGCCGAGACGGGCGAGCTGGTCTGGCAGCGTCCGACCATCGAGGGCAACATGGGCACCCTCAACGGCAAGGAATCGACCATGACCGGCGTGATGAACGCCAGCTGGTCGGGGGATCTCTACAAGACCGGCGGCGGCGCGACCTGGCTGGGCGGCACCTACGACCCAGAGACCAAGACGCTGTTCTTCGGCACCGGCAACCCGGCGCCCTGGAACTCGCACCTGCGTCCGGGCGACAACCTCTACACCTCCTCGACGCTGGCCATCGACCCGGCCAACGGCGACATCAAGTGGCACTACCAGACCACGCCGCACGACGGCTGGGATTTCGACGGCGTGAACGAGCTGGTGTCCTTCGACCTGAAGAAGGACGGGCAGACCATCAAGGCCGGCGCCAAGGCCGACCGCAACGGCTTCTTCTACGTGCTTGACCGCACCAACGGGAAGCTGCTCAGCGCCTCGCCCTTCGTGACCAAGATCACCTGGGCCAAGGAGATCGACCTGAAGACCGGGCGGCCGGTCTACAACGACGACAACCGTCCGGGCACCCCCGTCGGCGCCGAGAAGGGCACGTCGGTCTTCGCCGCTCCGGCCTTCCTCGGCGCCAAGAACTGGATGCCGATGGCCTACAGCCCGGCGACTGAGCTGTTCTACGTCCCGGCCAACGAGTGGGGCATGGACATCTGGAACGAGCCGATCACCTACAAGAAGGGCGCCGCCTATCTGGGCGCCGGCTTCACCATCAAGCCGCTCTACGACGACTACATCGGCGCGCTGCGCGCCATCGACCCGAAGACCGGCAAGATCGTCTGGGAATACAAGAACCCGGCGCCGCTGTGGGGCGGCGTGCTGACCACCGGCGGCAACCTCGTCTTCACCGGCACGCCGGAGGGCTATCTGAAGGCCTTCGACGCCAAGTCCGGCAAGGAGGTCTGGAAGTTCAACACCGGCTCCGGCGTCGTCGGCTCCCCGGTCACCTGGGAACAGGACGGCGAGCAGTATGTGGCCGTGGTCTCCGGCTGGGGCGGTGCGGTGCCGCTGTGGGGCGGCGACGTCGCCAAGCTGGTCAAGGACATCAACCAGGGCGGCTCCCTCTGGGTCTTCAAGCTGCCGAAGGCCTGA
- a CDS encoding quinoprotein relay system zinc metallohydrolase 1, whose product MRALLALLLLVVSAAPGWAAGPLTYNLKPVAIAPDTWVFEGTREHFTRTNGGNILNPGFIVTDDGVIVIQTGPSRRFGEEMRAAIATVTDKPIRKVFISNLHPDYWLGNRAFADVPIAALPGTIEGIKAEGQGMTENMYRLVGDWMRGTEPLVPTETVYGSTVVFGAHRLRLIPLEGHTAADLAILDETTGVLFAGGVVFSDRTPTTPHADIGQWLAALDALDALKVTVLVPNHGRIRSDTAAIAQTRDWLTWLGRSLRERAEAGADMAELLDAPIPERFAGMGVLREEYRRSVSHLWPRIEKAVLPRVN is encoded by the coding sequence ATGAGAGCGCTTCTCGCCCTTCTCCTGCTGGTCGTCTCCGCCGCGCCAGGCTGGGCCGCCGGCCCGCTGACCTATAATTTGAAGCCCGTCGCCATCGCGCCGGACACCTGGGTCTTCGAGGGCACGCGGGAGCATTTCACCCGCACCAACGGCGGCAACATCCTCAACCCCGGCTTCATCGTGACCGACGACGGGGTGATCGTGATCCAGACCGGCCCGTCGCGCCGCTTCGGCGAGGAGATGCGCGCGGCCATCGCCACGGTCACCGACAAGCCGATCCGCAAGGTCTTCATCAGCAACCTCCATCCAGACTATTGGCTGGGCAACCGCGCCTTCGCCGACGTGCCCATCGCAGCCCTCCCCGGCACCATCGAGGGCATCAAGGCCGAGGGGCAGGGGATGACCGAGAACATGTACCGCCTCGTCGGCGACTGGATGCGCGGCACCGAGCCGCTGGTCCCGACCGAGACGGTCTATGGCTCCACCGTCGTCTTCGGCGCGCACCGGCTGCGGCTGATCCCGCTGGAGGGCCACACCGCCGCCGACCTCGCCATTCTGGACGAGACGACGGGCGTGCTGTTCGCCGGCGGAGTCGTCTTTTCCGACCGGACGCCGACGACGCCCCACGCCGACATCGGCCAATGGCTGGCGGCACTGGATGCCCTGGACGCGCTGAAGGTGACGGTTCTGGTGCCCAACCACGGGCGCATCCGCTCCGACACGGCGGCCATCGCCCAGACCCGCGACTGGCTGACCTGGCTGGGCCGTAGCCTGCGCGAGCGGGCGGAGGCCGGGGCCGACATGGCCGAGCTGCTCGACGCGCCGATCCCCGAGCGCTTCGCCGGGATGGGCGTGCTCCGTGAGGAGTATCGGCGCTCGGTCTCCCACCTCTGGCCGCGGATCGAGAAGGCCGTGCTGCCGCGGGTCAATTAA
- a CDS encoding quinoprotein dehydrogenase-associated SoxYZ-like carrier, giving the protein MKTVLNVLALLAALSGPALSVQAVAGPPDPADPLASVMWDVLRPELFGTAPVQFDDRVTVTAPDKAENAAAVPVMADATALGAVEEMVLFADLNPFPVILRFQPLAAKPVIATRFKVQQATPLRAAARTPDGVWHIGGKLLDAAGGGCTAPPATYAAADWADHVGEVQGRAWAPAGEGAGGDKATRVRFLVRHPMDTGLVAGIPAYFIEALTLRDADGRALARLQTAEPLSENPVFTLEVQPAAGARSLTLDGRDNQGGEVKAAIPLPWVQGALP; this is encoded by the coding sequence GTGAAGACCGTTCTGAATGTCCTTGCGCTCCTGGCCGCGCTCTCCGGCCCAGCCCTGTCCGTCCAGGCTGTGGCCGGCCCGCCGGACCCCGCCGACCCGTTGGCCTCGGTTATGTGGGACGTGCTGCGGCCGGAGCTGTTCGGCACGGCCCCCGTGCAATTCGACGACCGCGTGACCGTCACCGCCCCCGACAAAGCCGAGAACGCCGCCGCCGTCCCGGTGATGGCCGACGCCACGGCGCTCGGCGCGGTCGAGGAGATGGTGCTGTTCGCCGACCTCAACCCCTTTCCGGTCATCCTGCGCTTCCAGCCGCTGGCGGCGAAGCCGGTGATCGCCACGCGCTTCAAGGTGCAGCAGGCCACGCCGCTGCGCGCCGCCGCGCGCACGCCGGACGGGGTGTGGCACATCGGCGGCAAGCTGCTCGACGCGGCGGGCGGCGGCTGCACCGCGCCGCCCGCGACCTACGCCGCCGCCGATTGGGCCGACCATGTGGGGGAGGTTCAGGGCCGCGCCTGGGCGCCGGCCGGTGAGGGCGCCGGTGGGGACAAGGCGACGCGCGTCCGCTTCCTCGTCCGCCATCCCATGGACACCGGTCTGGTCGCCGGCATCCCCGCCTATTTCATCGAGGCGCTGACCCTGCGCGACGCCGACGGGCGGGCGCTGGCCCGGCTGCAGACGGCGGAACCGTTGTCGGAGAACCCCGTCTTCACGCTGGAGGTGCAGCCCGCAGCGGGCGCGCGCAGCCTGACGCTCGACGGGCGCGACAACCAGGGCGGCGAGGTCAAGGCGGCCATCCCGCTCCCCTGGGTGCAGGGAGCGCTGCCATGA
- a CDS encoding transporter substrate-binding domain-containing protein: protein MTVLGTKALGAKALPTRRHLLSFAAAALAAGVLPRRAGARPLDDVVAAGRLMVAVYRDNPPFSHRKGGALVGVDVDLARAIAGRLGVGVEFMELTAGETVSDDLRNAVWRGPVVGGGVADVMMHVPYQKEFALRNPEAVLFGPYQREGFALARNPMRMTQPMLASLPDEPVGVEIDSIPDFYLLGAFGGRLRERLVHFMTIPEAVEALVKGDVAAVVATQSQVEAALGDRAAGFPITPVTFPGMMASSWDIGMAVKENSRDLAYAVGDAVTAMLEDGTLPEIFRKHGVTHNAIPVE from the coding sequence ATGACGGTGCTTGGAACGAAGGCGCTTGGAGCGAAGGCGCTCCCGACGCGGCGCCACCTGCTGTCCTTCGCCGCCGCCGCGCTGGCCGCCGGGGTTCTCCCCCGGCGCGCCGGCGCGCGCCCGTTGGACGATGTTGTGGCCGCCGGGCGGCTGATGGTCGCGGTCTATCGCGACAACCCGCCCTTCTCCCACCGCAAGGGCGGCGCCCTGGTCGGCGTGGACGTTGACCTCGCCCGCGCCATCGCCGGGCGGCTGGGCGTCGGCGTCGAGTTCATGGAGCTGACCGCCGGGGAAACCGTGTCGGACGACCTACGCAACGCGGTGTGGCGCGGCCCGGTTGTCGGGGGCGGCGTGGCCGACGTGATGATGCATGTGCCCTATCAGAAGGAGTTCGCGCTGCGCAACCCGGAGGCCGTGCTGTTCGGCCCCTACCAGCGGGAGGGCTTCGCGCTGGCCCGCAACCCGATGCGCATGACCCAGCCGATGCTGGCCTCCCTGCCCGACGAGCCGGTGGGGGTGGAGATCGACAGCATCCCCGACTTCTACCTGCTGGGAGCCTTCGGCGGGCGGCTGCGCGAGCGTCTGGTCCATTTCATGACGATCCCCGAGGCGGTCGAGGCCCTGGTCAAGGGCGACGTCGCCGCCGTCGTCGCGACGCAGAGCCAGGTGGAGGCCGCGTTGGGTGACCGCGCCGCCGGCTTCCCGATCACGCCCGTGACCTTTCCCGGCATGATGGCGTCGAGCTGGGACATCGGCATGGCGGTGAAGGAGAACTCCCGCGACCTCGCCTACGCGGTGGGCGACGCGGTGACCGCGATGTTGGAGGACGGGACGCTGCCGGAGATTTTCCGGAAGCACGGGGTGACTCACAACGCGATTCCGGTGGAGTAG
- the pedF gene encoding cytochrome c-550 PedF — protein MNARLLRLAVAGFLTGAAAVASTVVPTAAFAHGDVTPQAVDTTGLDKLGEDWRDANPYRGNPRAIEIGASAFNQNCARCHGLGAVSGGIAPDLRYLEKGDAGDEWFKERVTNGSIRNGVTYMPRFGEALGQEALWAIRSWLETVHEE, from the coding sequence ATGAACGCACGGCTTCTCCGGCTTGCAGTGGCCGGTTTCCTGACCGGCGCGGCCGCCGTCGCCTCCACGGTTGTCCCCACGGCGGCCTTCGCCCATGGCGACGTGACGCCCCAGGCCGTGGACACCACCGGCCTCGACAAGCTGGGCGAGGACTGGCGCGACGCGAACCCCTACCGCGGCAACCCGCGGGCGATCGAGATCGGCGCCTCCGCCTTCAACCAGAACTGTGCGCGCTGCCACGGGCTGGGCGCGGTGTCGGGCGGCATCGCCCCGGACCTGCGCTATCTGGAGAAGGGCGACGCCGGGGACGAGTGGTTCAAGGAGCGGGTGACCAACGGCTCGATCCGCAACGGCGTCACCTACATGCCGCGCTTCGGCGAGGCGCTGGGGCAGGAGGCGCTGTGGGCCATCCGGTCGTGGCTGGAGACGGTGCACGAGGAATGA